The genomic stretch CGTCACGCCGCCAAAGTGAGCCCGCCCCCCGGTGCCGCCGTGCCGCCCTTCGGTCGGCAAAGCGTAATTATGACATTGCTGGCAGAAAAGTTTACCCCGATATTTCGTCCGCAGCAGGTCGCCCCCTCCCGCAACATGTTCACCATGGGGATCATGGCAGGTTGCACAGGTCATACGCCCCGACCAGTCCAGCGACAGTTCAGCGGGCACATCGAATGAAGGAACCATGCCGGTGGGGTGGGAATACACCGCGGACACGCGATGGCATTCCATACACAGAAAATCAATGTTCCGGGTATATTTGCCAGGCATGCCGTCGTCCTTGAAGGTCAGGTGGCAGGATTCACAGCGGTTCGCAAAGTCATGTACCTGGCCTCTTCCCCACAGAAAGGAAACCAGCAACAGCAACCCAGGGGTGCAGAGTATCAGAAGCTGGAGGAAACGTTTCAGGCTTGGCACGGAATCATCCTCATCGAGCCCCCCCGGTTAAGGACGAATCATTTCAATCGAGACGAACGCAGCCACGTTCGTCGACTGGCAAACCCGGGGGATTTTCCGGGCACATATCCTCCGTGTCGGGGACACCATCACCATCGCTGTCTTTCAGGCAGCCTTTCGCATCAACGGAAGCGCCCTCCGGCGTGCCAGCACAACTGTCGAGATAATCCGCGACACCGTCGCCATCGCTGTCGGGGGGGTTATCCGGACATCCGTGGCGATCTACCGAAAGAGCACGAGGTGTATCGGGGCAGCGGTCCCGGCCATCCGGTACGCCATCCTTGTCGGCGTCTTTGGGGAGTCTTTTTTGTTCAGTCTCTGACCCGCTTAAGCGAATCGCCACCCCGAGGCTAGCACTAAAATCATTGTAGCGGTCCGTTGTCATGGGCAGAAGATGCCGCACATCGGCCCGCAGTCCGAATAAAGGGCTGAGCCGGTAAACAACCCCACCCCCGTACGCTACGCTAAAATCGGCCCCCATGGAACCAGGGGGATCGAGCACTCCGGCTCCCAAGGCCAGAAAAGGACGAAAATCCCCCGCCTGGCGCAACGGATAGAGAACATCGAGACGCCCCCCATACCCCGGCTCACTGTCTTTGTCCGAACTCCCTTCAATCCGAGAGAGGTCAACCTCCAGAGCCAGCGTCTGAATAAGGGAGCGTCCGGTTAACGTATAGCCCAGCTTGATTCCGTAAAGACCTGAATCGCTTGTATGGCGGCCGCCATCAGGGAAATACCCACCAGCCATAAGACTCCCGGTGAACGCCCCCTTTTGGCTGGAGCACTGCCCATCCGCCGGAAGAATTAACCCGAAGCCGAGCAGCAGAAGGCAGAAAAACCATTTCATAGAACCATATCCAAAGGGAAAGAAGCGGGCATTACATAAAAGAACAAACAGCAAAAAGACCATGTCGGTGCTGTCGTGGATGGCATACAAAAACCATTCCATTCCAAAGCGGTCTAACCTCACCGTGCCCGCCTCAGGAA from Desulfuromonas sp. KJ2020 encodes the following:
- a CDS encoding cytochrome c3 family protein codes for the protein MPSLKRFLQLLILCTPGLLLLVSFLWGRGQVHDFANRCESCHLTFKDDGMPGKYTRNIDFLCMECHRVSAVYSHPTGMVPSFDVPAELSLDWSGRMTCATCHDPHGEHVAGGGDLLRTKYRGKLFCQQCHNYALPTEGRHGGTGGRAHFGGVTPLDSGRWSRLLDAVSAECLACHDGVVAPATSYRVGEEDESVTYSQRKLSHPIGIDYRRAAMRDRELRSPEALAPYITLFEGKIGCGSCHNVFSREKNLLVVNDRGSSLCFECHIK
- a CDS encoding thrombospondin type 3 repeat-containing protein; this encodes MKWFFCLLLLGFGLILPADGQCSSQKGAFTGSLMAGGYFPDGGRHTSDSGLYGIKLGYTLTGRSLIQTLALEVDLSRIEGSSDKDSEPGYGGRLDVLYPLRQAGDFRPFLALGAGVLDPPGSMGADFSVAYGGGVVYRLSPLFGLRADVRHLLPMTTDRYNDFSASLGVAIRLSGSETEQKRLPKDADKDGVPDGRDRCPDTPRALSVDRHGCPDNPPDSDGDGVADYLDSCAGTPEGASVDAKGCLKDSDGDGVPDTEDMCPENPPGLPVDERGCVRLD